A genomic region of Trypanosoma brucei brucei TREU927 chromosome 3, complete sequence contains the following coding sequences:
- a CDS encoding tRNA isopentenyltransferase, putative yields the protein MRSIYFVIGATGSGKSLAAVRVAKTLQLRCGCNNVVILNCDVMQFYAGLPIVTNKISSEEMDGIPHCFMSFLSPEGNKIRDPTLAFGGCDREAFSEQGCKSANDAYNIHSFVRDAVSYIESFLSTHSPAAVVVCGGTCYYVQSLLFDNLLTVEDTHVSGCLDTTGGCAEHTELNDGNSLWDQLKDIDPDIAARYHPNDIRRIRRLVDIYKRTNRIPSDVYNSREKPRLRFCPSTCFILWTHIELEKLRPKLNARIDVMVEKGIIEECRKFAQRHKEDVFTLPLGKAIGFKEIVSSFDMSGSEVQLKGEREVSESLDLLKVNTNRYARQQCQWIKNRFLGRLRELFATVNLEENFVAVDASASPSDFLRQVEVAVLFFTKRTCDNVAGLFFPLKKDVSIPSPVRHEWCGVCNVFYTDGRGRISHLHSKRHRGALRHEALVKEQAEKFGRIIPSKRVKRS from the coding sequence TCACTAGCAGCAGTTCGAGTTGCTAAGACCCTTCAGCTCAGGTGTGGCTGTAACAATGTGGTAATATTGAACTGTGACGTTATGCAGTTTTACGCCGGTCTTCCCATTGTGACGAACAAGATATCATCGGAGGAAATGGATGGGATTCCTCACTGCTTTATGAGTTTCCTTTCTCCCGAGGGCAATAAAATTCGCGACCCAACGTTGGCATTCGGAGGTTGTGACCGTGAAGCATTTTCTGAACAGGGTTGTAAGTCTGCAAATGATGCGTATAAtattcattcattcgttCGCGATGCTGTAAGTTATATCGAAAGCTTTTTGTCAACTCATTCTCCTGCAGCGGTGGTCGTTTGCGGTGGAACGTGCTATTACGTCCAGTCACTGCTTTTCGACAATCTTTTAACTGTAGAAGATACTCATGTGTCGGGGTGTCTGGACACAACTGGCGGGTGCGCAGAACACACCGAATTGAATGATGGGAATTCTCTTTGGGACCAACTGAAGGATATTGACCCGGACATTGCTGCTCGATACCATCCCAACGACATCAGACGGATTCGGCGCCTCGTCGACATATACAAAAGGACCAATAGGATACCATCCGATGTTTATAACTCCAGGGAGAAGCCGCGACTTCGATTTTGTCCCAGTACGTGCTTCATATTGTGGACACACATTGAACTTGAAAAGCTTAGGCCAAAACTCAACGCACGTATAGATGTGATGGTCGAAAAAGGGATCATTGAGGAATGCCGCAAATTTGCTCAGCGGCATAAAGAGGACGTTTTTACGCTACCCCTAGGGAAAGCCATAGGTTTTAAAGAAATTGTTTCGTCCTTTGACATGTCGGGAAGTGAAGTTCAACTAAAGGGCGAACGCGAAGTTTCAGAGTCGCTGGATCTTCTGAAAGTGAACACCAACCGATACGCACGGCAGCAGTGCCAGTGGATAAAAAACCGCTTTCTTGGTCGTCTTCGCGAGCTGTTTGCTACTGTAAATCTGGAGGAAAACTTTGTTGCAGTTGACGCCTCTGCGAGTCCTTCCGATTTTCTTCGGCAAGTTGAAGttgccgttttgtttttcaccaAACGGACGTGCGACAATGTCGCTGGgttgttttttccattgAAAAAAGATGTGTCAATACCATCCCCGGTTCGGCACGAGTGGTGTGGCGTCTGCAACGTCTTTTATACCGATGGGAGGGGGAGAATCTCACATCTGCATTCGAAACGACACAGGGGTGCCCTAAGGCACGAGGCGTTGGTGAAGGAGCAAGCTGAGAAGTTTGGTCGGATAATTCCTTCTAAGAGAGTTAAGCGGTCGTAA